CGCATCGCTCCGCTTGCGGGCGCCCCCACGATCCACCTCAACGTTCGATAGCCCGCGCGCTCCAGCCGCCGCGCCGACCTAAATCCGGAAGTGCTTCGACAGCTTCAGGCCCTGCGCCTGATAATTCGAGCCGATGCGCTGGCCATAGAGCGCATCGGGCCGGCTGATCATCTTCTCATACACGAGGCGGCCGACGATCTGGCCATGCTCGAGAATAAACGGCACTTCGCGCGAACGCACCTCCAGCACCGCCCGCGAGCCTTGCCCGCCGGCGCCGGCATAGCCGAAGCCGGGATCGAAGAAGCCCGCATAGTGAACTCGGAATTCGCCGACCAGCGGATCGAACGGCACCATCTCGGCGGCATAGTCCGGCGGCACCTGCACGGCTTCCTTGGACGCGAGAATATAGAACTCGCCGGGGTCGAGGATCAGGCTGCGATCTTCGCGCGCCATGATCGGCTCCCAGAACTCCGCCATCGGATAACCGGCGCGGCGGTCGACATCGACGACGCCGGTGTGGCGCTTGGCGCGATAGCCGACGAATCCATTCGAGCCCTCGCCCGACAGATCGACGCTGAGCGCAAGGCCGTTGGTGAGATCGGCCTCGTCGGCATCGACCAACCGCTCCTGCGCATGCAATGCGGCCAGCGCCGCGCCGTCCAGCGCCGCCTCTCCCTGCCGGAAGCGGATCTGCGACAGCCGCGAGCCTTCGCGCAGCAGCACCGGAAACGTCTTCGGCGAAATCTCCGCATAGAGCGGGCCATGATAGCCGTGGTCGATCATGTCGAACCGACGGGTGCCGTCGGCGATGACGCGGGTGAACACGTCGAGGCGGCCGGTGGAGCTTTTCGGGTTGGCGGCGGCGGCCACCGACGGCGGCAGCGCCAGGCTCTCGATCAGCGGCACGATGTAGACGCAGTTGGTCTCCAGCACCGCGCCGTCAGCGAGGCTGATCTCATGCAGCTTCAGATCCTCGATCCGGTCGGCGACGGTGGCGCCTGGGCCTGGCAGGAAGCTCGCGCGCACACGGTAGGCGAGATCGCCGAGCCGCAGATCGAGGCTCGCCGGCTGGATCTGGCTTTCGATGAACGGATAGGCGGGCAGGATCGCGCCCGCGTCCGCCATCGCCGCGATCATGCGGTCGGGAAGGATTCCTTTCGCGTCGGGCGGCAGCGCAAGCGGCACGTCGTCATCCTTCAATCGGCTGGGCGGGACCGTGGAACGGCCCGAATTCAAAGAGTTTGAGCATCTTTCCGGTTAACCGAAGCCTGTCTTGACGGGAAGGGCGTCACCGACTAAGAGCAACACTTATCCCGTGGTGATTTGAGCCGGCCGGCTTGCAGCCACGTTAAATAAATCGCTAAACAGGCCGGGGACACATGTGATCCCGGCCCGCAGGGTTTAAGCCCGAGGCCGGTTTTTTATTGGCCGGAACAGGCCAACAAGGAGGTCACAGTGTCCGATTCCAAGTCTGCTGCCGCCGGCACCCGCCACTACCGCCCTGAAACCCGCCTCGTCCACGGCGGCACGCTGCGCTCGCAGTTCGGCGAGACATCCGAGGCGTTGTTCCTGACGCAAGGGTACGTCTACGAGAGCGCCGAGCAGTGCGCGGCCCGCTTCGCCAACACCGACCCCGGCTTCATCTACTCCCGTTTCGCCAACCCGACCGTGTCGATGTTCGAGCAGCGCATGGTCGAGCTTGAAGGCGCCGAGGCGGCGCGCGCGACTGCAACCGGCATGGCGGCGGTGACGACCGCGGTGCTGGCGCCGCTGCGCGCCGGCGACCATGTCGTCGCAGCGAAGGCAATGTTCGGCTCGTGCCGCTTCGTGGTGGAAGACCTGCTGCCGCGCTACGGCATCACCTCGACTTTGGTGGACGGGCTCGATCTCGACCAGTGGCAGAAAGCGATGCGGCCGAACACCAAGACGCTGTTTCTGGAGAGTCCGACCAACCCGACGCTGGAGGTGCTGGACATCGCCGAGATCGCCAAGATCGCGCATGCGGGCGGCGCGCGGCTGATCGTCGACAACGTGTTCGCGACGCCGATCTGGCAGAGCCCGCTCGCGCTCGGCGCCGACGTGGTGGTCTACTCCGCGACGAAACACATCGACGGCCAGGGACGCTGCCTCGGCGGCGTGATCCTGTCGAACAACGACTTCATCCAGGAACACATCCATAACTTCCTGCGCCAAACCGGCCCGTCGATGTCGCCGTTCAACGCCTGGGTGCTGCTGAAGGGCCTGGAGACGCTCGGCGTGCGCGTGCGCCAGCAGACCGAAAACGCAGCGAAGGTCGCAGACGCCTTGGCCAAGCATCCGAAGATCTCGAGACTGATCTATCCCGGCCGTGACGACCATCCGCAGGCGGCGATCGTCAAGAAGCAGATGCGCGCTGGCTCGACCATGGTCGCCTTCGAGGTGAAGGGCGCGCGCGCCGCAGCGTTCCGCACGCTGAACGAGCTGAAGGTTGCCCGCATCTCCAACAACCTCGGCGACTCGAAGAGCCTGGTCACGCACCCGACGACGACGACGCATCAGCGCCTGACTGAGGAAGCCCGCGCCGAACTCGGCATCACTGAGGGCATGATCCGCTACTCCGCCGGCCTCGAACACGCCGACGATCTGATCGAGGATCTGTACGCCGCACTGGAGAAGGCGTGAGGCACGTCTTATCCTTGCGCATATCCTTCTTTGCCCCTCCCTTGTGGGGGAGGGGTGTTCTCTTTCCAGCCCTTACATCGGCCGGTAGAGCAGCACGTCCGGTGGAATCTCGATGCCCGCCTGAACCCGCGACACCGTGTCGATGATGGTGTCGCCGAGCAACTGGGCGAAGCAGGCATAGCCCCAGTCGTTCATGTGCAGACCGTCGTGAATGACGAAGCTGTCGAACGGCAGCTTCTGGTCATCGTGCCACCCTCGCATGACGGAGAAGCGCGGGAAGTGCGCGATCTGCCGCGCCTGCGCGATCCGCGTCAGCAGGCTGACCATCTTGTTGCTCTTCTCCTCGGCGTCCTTGCTGGTGGTGGCCGGCACGAACTGCGGATCGATCAGCACGACGTCGGCGCCGGTCGCCTTCAGCTTGTCGATGCCCTCGTTGACCAGCGCCTCGGTGCGCGCAACGGCCGCGTCATCTTCCTTGATCACGGTGTTGGTGCCGAGCTGCCAGATCACCAGGTCCGGCTTGGCGTCGAGCACCGCGACCTTGATCCGCTTCAGCATCTGCACCGTGTCCTCGCCGCCGATGCCGCGGTTGAGCACGGTGATGTCCGACTTCGGATACTTGCGCCGCAACTGGTCGGCGAGACGATACGGATAGGAGAAGATCGGCGAGGTCGTCCCGAAGCCAACCGTCGAGGACGAACCGAACGCGACGATGGTGACCGGCTGACCGGCCGCGAGCTTCTTGGCGATGCCCGGCAGCGAACCTTCCATGTAGGCGTTCTTGCTGGAGCACGGCACGCGATTGAAAATGTCCGCTGCACGCTTGACCGCATCGTCGAGCTTGCCGGCGGCCGCGCCGAGCTTGTCCTTGGCCTGTTCGGTGACGCCGGCCGCAGGCTGTTGCGGTGTCGTTGCGGCAACCGTTGACGATGCGGCGGACGGTGCCGCCGGAGCCTGCGTCTGGGCCGTGGCCGGTCGCGGCCATACAGTACCGAGCGACAACGCCAGCAGCGCGGCGGCGCCACACTGCCACCGGATCGTTCCTGCGAATTTCACCATCATTGAACCCTGGGTTCCGCAGACGGAACCTTGGCGCCTGCGATGACGTACCCCGCCAGCGCTCGTCCTATGCAGTCATGGACCCCTTTGGCAAGGGTTAAGCTGCGCGAGGCATGCGAGAGGTCGAACACGCCGTTTTCAGCCCAGCTATGCATGATCGCATAACGATCGAACAGCAGGATATCCTGCTGCTGCGCCACCGCCCGAATGTTGTCGAGATAAGGCGACGTCGGCAGCATCGTTTCGATCCGGGGACTGTACTGCAGGTTCATCAGCATCACGTCGGCACCGGCGGCCTTCACGTTCGCCACGCCTTCATCGATGGCATTGCGGAAGTCATCCGGATGGATCGAGCGCAGCGCGTCGACGGTGCCCGTCTGCCAGATCAAAAGGTCCGGCTTCTTTTCGGCGACGAGCCCGGACAGGGTTTCCGCCGTCTCCTCCGCGGTCCGCTTCGGCTGCAGGCTGGTGGCAACCGCGACGGCAATGCCCGGAAGCTGTTCGCGCAGGTTCGCTTCGAGCCGGGCGGGATACGCCAGCGACACGCCGTCGGGGCCCGCCAGGGTCGATGAGCCGCTGCCGACCACCAGCACGTCGAGCTTCTTGTTTGCCTTGATGGCCTGGGCGACCTTGTCCAGCACGTTATCGCCCATTGGCAGCAAATCTGCCGGCACATCGCATGGCTTCTTCTCGGCGGCCGCTGTATCCGCGCCGCCCGTGACAGGCTTCTCGGCCGCTTGCGGCGCCGTCGCCTTCTCCTGCGCATACGCCGCAGCGCCGGCCAAAAGGCCGGCAACGACGATGGCTCCGAGAATGGCTCTCATCATATCTCTCCGCCGGAGATTTTACCTCCGGACTCTCTGGCGCGAACCTGCTGGTCGCGCCGTTCCGCGACCCCCTTGTACCACGCCAGCACCCAGGCGATGGCCCACATGATCAGGATTCCCGCAACACTGATAACGAAATGCATCCAAGCGCCGCCGGACATTTCGACCATGATGAAGTGCCCAGCGAAGGCCAGGAACACCCCGACGCAGAAGATCTCGAGCGAGTGCTGGCCGCACAGGATCATCGGGCGGAGCCAGGGCGATTTCAGCCCTGGCCATCCACTGGGAATAAAGTGGATGGTCAACGTCGCCAGCGCAAGAAAATGAGCAAATCTTAAGACATCCAGGTCGGTCTTGCTGATCGGATACATCCAGCGCGCGAGCACGTTCGGCATCAGGAAGTCGATCTTCGGGAAGTGCCAGGTCAGCGTCACCGCGAACGCGAACACGAGGTAAACCGCCGCAAGCCAGATCGTGATCGGCGACGCCAATATCCGCGCCATCCGTGCCGCGCCGCCGAGCGCGCACCAGGCGCCGAACACGAACAGAAGCTGCCACGCATACGGGTTGAAGAACCACGAGCCACTCGGATAGGACGGCAGCGCCAGCTCGAACTCCCAGGTGATCGCATAGAGCAGCACCGACAGCCCGAGCGCGAGGTCCGCCTTCTTGCGCAGCAGCCACAGCACCGGCGGGAAGAACACCATCAGCACGATATAAAGCGGCAGCACGTCCATGTTGACCGGGCGGAAGCGCAGCAACAGCGCCTGCACGATCGTTACATCGGGGTGCTTGAGAAAATCGAGGATGTTCATCTCCTCCGCATAGAGCGGGTTGTCGAACCGCGCCCCGACGTAGGAGATCTCGGCAAGATAGATGGTGAACAGGAAGATGTGCGCGACATAGATCTGCCAGGCGCGCTTGAGGATGCGGGCCGAAGCGACGACGACGCCGCGCTCCTGCATCGCCCGTCCATAAACGAACGCCGCCGTATAGCCGGAGATGAAGATGAACATCTCGGTGGCGTCGCTAAAACCGAAATTGCGCAGCGTGAACCAGGTCAGCACGTTGGCCGGCAGGTGATTGATAAAGATGAACCACAGCGCCAGGCCGCGAAACAGATCGAGCCGCAGTTCGCGCTCAGCCGCCGACGGCGCCGGCACGACGAGTTTCGGCAGCGGCGTCTCGCCATGGGCGACAGCAAGCGTCATGCGTGATCCATGTTGGTCTCGTCAAATCCTATCGCGATCCATTCGCAGGCAACAGCTTGGCAAGCAGACCATCACCGAAAGTTCAAGCATCCAGGGTGCCGCAGGCGGCTCGTATCCTTGTCCGGTTTTGTCCGCTATAATACGGCACGATCAAGGACAGGCCTCGGCCAGGCATCGACAGCAGGTATCGGCAGCAAATGTACAAAGCGGTGACCCGCGAAATCGAAGTCCGCGTCGAGCCGAGC
The sequence above is drawn from the Afipia sp. P52-10 genome and encodes:
- a CDS encoding 2'-deoxycytidine 5'-triphosphate deaminase; the encoded protein is MPLALPPDAKGILPDRMIAAMADAGAILPAYPFIESQIQPASLDLRLGDLAYRVRASFLPGPGATVADRIEDLKLHEISLADGAVLETNCVYIVPLIESLALPPSVAAAANPKSSTGRLDVFTRVIADGTRRFDMIDHGYHGPLYAEISPKTFPVLLREGSRLSQIRFRQGEAALDGAALAALHAQERLVDADEADLTNGLALSVDLSGEGSNGFVGYRAKRHTGVVDVDRRAGYPMAEFWEPIMAREDRSLILDPGEFYILASKEAVQVPPDYAAEMVPFDPLVGEFRVHYAGFFDPGFGYAGAGGQGSRAVLEVRSREVPFILEHGQIVGRLVYEKMISRPDALYGQRIGSNYQAQGLKLSKHFRI
- a CDS encoding O-succinylhomoserine sulfhydrylase, which produces MSDSKSAAAGTRHYRPETRLVHGGTLRSQFGETSEALFLTQGYVYESAEQCAARFANTDPGFIYSRFANPTVSMFEQRMVELEGAEAARATATGMAAVTTAVLAPLRAGDHVVAAKAMFGSCRFVVEDLLPRYGITSTLVDGLDLDQWQKAMRPNTKTLFLESPTNPTLEVLDIAEIAKIAHAGGARLIVDNVFATPIWQSPLALGADVVVYSATKHIDGQGRCLGGVILSNNDFIQEHIHNFLRQTGPSMSPFNAWVLLKGLETLGVRVRQQTENAAKVADALAKHPKISRLIYPGRDDHPQAAIVKKQMRAGSTMVAFEVKGARAAAFRTLNELKVARISNNLGDSKSLVTHPTTTTHQRLTEEARAELGITEGMIRYSAGLEHADDLIEDLYAALEKA
- a CDS encoding SGNH/GDSL hydrolase family protein, translated to MMVKFAGTIRWQCGAAALLALSLGTVWPRPATAQTQAPAAPSAASSTVAATTPQQPAAGVTEQAKDKLGAAAGKLDDAVKRAADIFNRVPCSSKNAYMEGSLPGIAKKLAAGQPVTIVAFGSSSTVGFGTTSPIFSYPYRLADQLRRKYPKSDITVLNRGIGGEDTVQMLKRIKVAVLDAKPDLVIWQLGTNTVIKEDDAAVARTEALVNEGIDKLKATGADVVLIDPQFVPATTSKDAEEKSNKMVSLLTRIAQARQIAHFPRFSVMRGWHDDQKLPFDSFVIHDGLHMNDWGYACFAQLLGDTIIDTVSRVQAGIEIPPDVLLYRPM
- a CDS encoding SGNH/GDSL hydrolase family protein; its protein translation is MMRAILGAIVVAGLLAGAAAYAQEKATAPQAAEKPVTGGADTAAAEKKPCDVPADLLPMGDNVLDKVAQAIKANKKLDVLVVGSGSSTLAGPDGVSLAYPARLEANLREQLPGIAVAVATSLQPKRTAEETAETLSGLVAEKKPDLLIWQTGTVDALRSIHPDDFRNAIDEGVANVKAAGADVMLMNLQYSPRIETMLPTSPYLDNIRAVAQQQDILLFDRYAIMHSWAENGVFDLSHASRSLTLAKGVHDCIGRALAGYVIAGAKVPSAEPRVQ
- a CDS encoding OpgC family protein: MTLAVAHGETPLPKLVVPAPSAAERELRLDLFRGLALWFIFINHLPANVLTWFTLRNFGFSDATEMFIFISGYTAAFVYGRAMQERGVVVASARILKRAWQIYVAHIFLFTIYLAEISYVGARFDNPLYAEEMNILDFLKHPDVTIVQALLLRFRPVNMDVLPLYIVLMVFFPPVLWLLRKKADLALGLSVLLYAITWEFELALPSYPSGSWFFNPYAWQLLFVFGAWCALGGAARMARILASPITIWLAAVYLVFAFAVTLTWHFPKIDFLMPNVLARWMYPISKTDLDVLRFAHFLALATLTIHFIPSGWPGLKSPWLRPMILCGQHSLEIFCVGVFLAFAGHFIMVEMSGGAWMHFVISVAGILIMWAIAWVLAWYKGVAERRDQQVRARESGGKISGGEI